The following proteins are encoded in a genomic region of Portunus trituberculatus isolate SZX2019 chromosome 13, ASM1759143v1, whole genome shotgun sequence:
- the LOC123503250 gene encoding uncharacterized protein LOC123503250 has translation MEYIQIVQRPPFSHRPYGLLRSPYTEHPTCSVLCHHPTAPHTHRSLIHLTRASWLAEVRAHMSRAGAALAETDLETGDRRTPSSLPFTPLGTEGLQVNIPEEFLARFARSDSRPDSPAPTLLVHSSRLAPFRRCVTPDTLEPVRRPRPPSLRRATSLQDLAARHAHAHPPAPLPGRGAGKRKQGRFEADFTTKLTKQLDLVAKGQQQKQQEQQETAKGQRQQQHGKKSVGRGARGKLKAEDSVDSGLGGEKQRPKRRSRRPPKKKAEEGGLDDPGQTAVAAAGDSRAASSRLSGSSHSSKPTSARSSKSSSSHRRIHDPLSYHPKQFLGDGKPAEEGAELKRLQETLGGGGGGGGSTLTEAEVFWFTLPRSPSHQAAIFTLPVQISRLVGMSSIDYLSKYMRLRTSRRQLYSRVFVRHRDLESIRVERLLVEDFRAALGDALGGSLEEEQLQRLTDLLPLPDEAMDKDFFVLVAAFAERFFCYELLAAPDVEVEPRDLVEQLDFRQLTERLEGVTLDQRLHRLLLTIRDLG, from the exons aTGGAGTATATACAAATCGTGCAACGTCCACCCTTCTCCCATCGCCCCTACGGCCTCCTGCGGTCACCCTACACTGAACACCCAACCTGCTCTGTCCTCTGCCACCACCCCACCGCGCCGCACACCCACCGCAGCCTCATCCACCTCACCCGCGCCTCATGG CTGGCGGAGGTGCGCGCGCACATGAGCCGGGCAGGGGCGGCCCTAGCAGAGACTGACCTGGAGACTGGGGATAGAAGAACGCCCTCCAGCCTCCCCTTCACCCCCCTGGGCACTGAAGGGctgcag gTCAACATTCCCGAGGAGTTCCTAGCAAGGTTCGCCAGGTCAGACTCAAGACCAGACTCCCCCGCCCCGACCCTCCTCGTCCACTCCTCCCGCCTCGCGCCCTTCAGGAG atgcGTCACCCCGGACACACTCGAGCCAGTAAGGAGGCCACGCCCGCCATCCTTGCGCCGCGCCACCAGCCTACAGGACCTCGCCGCacgccacgcccacgcccacccgCCCGCGCCTCTACCTG GTCGCGGCGCGGGTAAAAGAAAACAGGGACGATTCGAGGCAGACTTCACTACAAAGCTTACCAAACAGCTGGATTTGGTGGCGAAGGGACAGCAACAGaaacagcaggagcagcaggagacAGCAAAGGGCCAGCGACAGCAGCAGCACGGAAAGAAGAGTGTCGGCAGAGGGGCCAGAGGGAAACTAAAAGCAGAG GACAGCGTGGACTCAGGCCTCGGGGGGGAGAagcaacgaccaaaacgacgctCACGACGACCCCCGAagaagaaggcggaggagggagGGCTGGACGACCCGGGGCAAACTGCg gtgGCGGCAGCAGGGGACAGCAGGGCAGCCTCTTCACGTCTCTCCGGCAGCAGTCACTCTTCTAAGCCTACATCAGCCAGGTCGTctaaatcctcttcctcccaccgcAGGATTCACGACCCTCTCTCCTACCACCCCAAG cAATTCTTAGGCGACGGAAAACCAGCAGAAGAAGGAGCAGAACTGAAGAGGTTGCAGGAGactct tggaggaggaggaggtggaggtggaagcaCATTGACAGAAGCGGAGGTGTTTTGGTttactctccctcgctctccctctcaccaaGCCGCCATCTTTACTCTCCCAGTGCAAATCTCCAGACTCGtag gaaTGAGCTCCATCGACTACCTCTCAAAGTACATGAGGTTGAGAACTTCCAGACGACAACTTTACTCCAGAGTCTTCGTGAGGCATAGAGACTTAGAG AGTATAAGAGTGGAAAGGCTGCTGGTGGAGGACTTCAGAGCCGCCCTTGGAGACGCCCTTGGTGGTTCCCTGGAAGAGGAGCAGCTGCAGCGCCTCACGGATCTCCTGCCACTGCCTGACGAAGCAATGGATAAAGACTTCTTCGTTCTTGTGGCCGCCTTTGCCGAGCGCTTCTTCTGTTATG AGCTCCTGGCGGCCCCTGACGTGGAGGTGGAGCCACGGGATTTAGTGGAGCAACTTGATTTTCGCCAGCTGACAGAGAGGCTTGAGGGAGTCACACTGGACCAGCGCTTGCACCGCCTCCTGCTCACCATCAGGGACCTGGGGTAG